In one Prosthecochloris aestuarii DSM 271 genomic region, the following are encoded:
- the hpt gene encoding hypoxanthine phosphoribosyltransferase — protein sequence MPLYSARAIRKRVAELGLTITENYRETQQLTVLCVLKGAFIFTADLVRNIKVPCTIEFLRASSYGNMTSSSGEVFIQHDLDISNKDVLVIEDIVDSGLTLQRIIGELDSLGPSSLKVCALLDKPAARRYPVTIHYRGFSIQNVFVVGYGLDAGGKYRELPFIGMLEQITCSS from the coding sequence ATGCCGCTTTATTCAGCCCGTGCAATCCGGAAACGGGTTGCCGAACTTGGTTTGACTATTACTGAAAACTACCGCGAAACACAACAACTGACTGTGTTATGCGTGCTGAAAGGAGCGTTCATCTTTACCGCTGATCTGGTGCGAAACATCAAGGTGCCCTGCACAATAGAATTTCTTCGTGCATCGAGTTACGGCAACATGACAAGTTCTTCGGGAGAGGTATTCATCCAGCACGATCTCGACATAAGCAACAAGGATGTCCTTGTGATAGAAGATATCGTCGATTCAGGCCTGACCCTTCAACGCATCATCGGGGAACTCGACTCGCTCGGCCCATCATCACTGAAAGTATGTGCACTACTCGACAAACCTGCCGCAAGAAGATATCCAGTCACGATACATTACCGTGGATTCAGCATCCAGAATGTATTTGTTGTCGGATATGGCTTGGATGCAGGAGGAAAATACAGGGAACTCCCTTTCATAGGAATGCTGGAACAAATCACTTGCAGCTCATAA
- a CDS encoding acetate/propionate family kinase → MLPDSFVSNEDDEELHMSIVMAVNTGSSSIRFALYRMDQGEIPLYTGALTSIASKDAMFSVIDSDGHALIREAVCVADHGAACEHVFGWLHDSNTLRPDAVGHRIVHGGPLYSSPQVVSPALVESLHGLVVFAPQHLPQALQALDHASRLFPGSTQVACFDTAFHRSMPDVARLYALPEEVRRHGVQRYGFHGLSYQYLMSELERTVGTEIARGRLVLAHLGHGASMAAVKEGRSIDTTMGFSPAGGLVMSTRSGDLDPGVLLFLLEQEHMDAAAITTMINSGSGMLGLSGISGDMQMLLDAVGDSHRARQAVDLFCYQAKKTIGAFAAAMGGLDSVIFTGGIGEHSAVIRQRLCSGLGFLGIELDDGRNHHHEPVISGEASRVDIRVMATNEELMIARLVAAELSAHE, encoded by the coding sequence GTGCTGCCAGATTCCTTTGTCAGCAATGAAGATGATGAGGAGCTGCATATGAGTATTGTTATGGCTGTCAATACAGGATCGTCAAGTATCCGGTTTGCGTTGTATCGAATGGATCAGGGCGAGATTCCGCTTTATACCGGTGCTCTGACCTCGATAGCTTCGAAAGACGCGATGTTTTCAGTTATCGATTCCGATGGTCATGCGTTAATCCGAGAAGCGGTATGTGTTGCTGACCATGGAGCTGCCTGCGAGCATGTATTCGGATGGCTGCATGACAGCAATACCCTCCGTCCTGATGCAGTGGGGCACCGGATCGTTCATGGAGGTCCATTGTACTCTTCTCCTCAGGTTGTTTCACCTGCACTGGTCGAATCACTCCACGGACTTGTCGTTTTTGCACCGCAACACCTTCCGCAGGCATTGCAGGCTCTTGACCACGCGTCCCGGCTTTTTCCCGGCAGCACTCAGGTTGCATGTTTTGATACGGCATTTCACCGTTCCATGCCGGATGTTGCCCGTCTCTATGCGCTGCCGGAAGAGGTTCGTCGTCATGGCGTTCAGCGTTATGGTTTTCATGGGCTTTCGTATCAGTATCTGATGAGTGAACTTGAGCGTACAGTCGGTACAGAGATTGCACGGGGAAGGCTTGTTCTTGCACATCTTGGACATGGAGCGAGTATGGCTGCCGTCAAAGAGGGCAGAAGTATCGATACGACAATGGGGTTTTCCCCGGCGGGCGGGCTGGTCATGAGTACCAGAAGCGGCGATCTCGACCCCGGAGTGCTTCTCTTTCTTCTCGAGCAGGAACATATGGATGCCGCTGCCATTACAACGATGATCAACAGTGGATCAGGAATGCTTGGATTGTCGGGGATCAGTGGCGATATGCAGATGCTTCTTGATGCTGTCGGGGATAGTCACCGGGCCCGTCAGGCGGTAGATCTATTCTGTTATCAGGCAAAAAAGACTATTGGAGCTTTTGCTGCTGCCATGGGCGGACTTGATTCAGTGATTTTTACCGGTGGGATTGGTGAGCATTCAGCCGTGATTCGACAGCGTCTCTGCAGTGGGTTGGGTTTTCTCGGTATAGAGCTTGATGATGGGAGAAATCATCATCATGAGCCGGTCATTTCCGGAGAGGCAAGTCGCGTGGATATCAGAGTTATGGCGACAAATGAGGAGCTGATGATTGCCCGGCTTGTTGCCGCAGAGCTGTCAGCTCATGAATGA
- a CDS encoding superinfection immunity protein, which yields MATYFLPTIIGFLRKQNNKTAILVLNLFLGWTFLGWVVSLVWAFKKSDIVIVQE from the coding sequence ATGGCAACATACTTCTTACCAACTATCATCGGGTTTCTCAGAAAACAGAACAACAAGACAGCCATCCTGGTGCTGAACCTCTTTCTGGGATGGACATTTCTCGGCTGGGTCGTCTCGCTTGTATGGGCTTTCAAAAAAAGTGATATAGTCATCGTTCAGGAATAA
- a CDS encoding homocitrate synthase/isopropylmalate synthase family protein yields MIHKREKADIAKRPVWIIDTTLRDGEQAPGVAFTPEEKKTIAGKLAECGVNELEIGYPAISSEEQAVITEIARMQLPLRLTSWARAKWEDIDAAIRCKTQGVHISFPLSELYLQLMDKPYEWVEEQLHLLVPKAKKYFDFVSVGGQDATRTGPDILERFIREAVECGADRIRIADTVGIATPLHLMQLISRIKKAVPATLEFHAHNDLGMATANAFSAMEAGCDAVSVSVTGLGERAGNAALEELAIALKLSGRYHSSIKTERLQELCGIVAKASNRNIEDQKPVIGASVFRHESGIHCNALLKNPLSYQPFLPGEIGRDNYELVIGKHSGSAAIQHVLAGNGIAIDRKEASRLLAPVRMTADRNKRGISADELTRIYQQYIVNPQDICR; encoded by the coding sequence ATGATACATAAACGAGAGAAGGCTGATATCGCGAAACGACCCGTATGGATAATCGATACGACATTACGTGATGGTGAACAGGCTCCCGGAGTAGCATTCACCCCCGAAGAAAAGAAAACAATCGCCGGAAAACTGGCTGAATGCGGGGTCAATGAACTTGAAATAGGCTATCCGGCAATCAGCAGTGAAGAACAGGCCGTTATTACAGAAATTGCACGGATGCAGCTTCCGCTCCGCCTCACCTCCTGGGCTCGGGCAAAATGGGAAGATATCGATGCAGCGATCAGATGCAAAACACAAGGCGTCCACATCAGCTTCCCCCTGTCAGAACTCTACCTGCAACTGATGGATAAACCATATGAGTGGGTTGAGGAACAACTGCATCTGCTCGTACCCAAAGCAAAAAAATACTTTGACTTTGTCAGTGTTGGCGGCCAGGATGCAACAAGAACAGGGCCGGATATTCTGGAGCGCTTCATTCGTGAAGCCGTCGAATGCGGAGCTGACAGAATAAGAATTGCCGATACCGTTGGTATCGCAACGCCGCTGCATCTCATGCAGCTGATATCACGAATAAAAAAAGCTGTTCCCGCTACACTTGAATTTCATGCCCACAATGATCTCGGCATGGCTACAGCCAATGCGTTCAGCGCCATGGAAGCCGGCTGCGACGCTGTCAGCGTTTCTGTTACCGGGCTCGGTGAACGGGCCGGCAATGCCGCACTGGAAGAACTTGCGATCGCACTGAAACTCTCCGGTCGTTACCATTCATCTATCAAAACAGAACGCCTGCAGGAACTCTGCGGCATCGTCGCCAAAGCCTCGAACAGGAACATCGAGGACCAGAAACCGGTAATCGGCGCATCAGTCTTCCGCCATGAATCAGGCATTCACTGTAACGCCCTCCTGAAAAACCCTCTTTCCTACCAGCCCTTCCTCCCGGGAGAAATCGGGCGCGACAACTATGAACTGGTTATCGGCAAACATTCGGGAAGCGCCGCGATCCAGCATGTTCTTGCAGGAAACGGGATCGCGATCGACCGCAAAGAGGCATCCAGACTGCTTGCTCCGGTTCGCATGACTGCAGACAGAAACAAACGCGGCATTTCAGCCGATGAACTGACCAGAATCTATCAACAATACATTGTCAACCCTCAAGACATATGCAGATAA